The Streptomyces sp. ICC1 DNA window GCACTCCACCTGCTCCGGGACCTCACCGCCGTGGCGGCGGGGATCACCCTGCACTGGAGCTCCGGCAGCATCGAGGGAGCCGTGAACCGCATCAAGAAGATCAAAAGGCAGCTCTACGGGCGAGCCGGATTCGAACCACTCCGCAAGATGATCCTGCTTCAGTAGCGCTCCGAGACGGCGATCTGTGCCAGAGCCTCAGAAAGTCACTGGCTTCCCGCTCCCTCTTGCGGTGAGACTGCCGACGTGACGCTTCACGGGGATGAGATCCCAGTCGACGAGACGCTGGTCCGGTCGCTGCTGAAGGCACAGCGCCCAGAGTGGGCTGACCTGCCGTTGTCGACCGCAGGCGCGGGCACGGACAACACCATGTATCGGCTGGGCGATGACCTGCTCGTGCGACTCCCACGAACCGCCGACAAGGGACGGGCCGTGCGAAAGGAGCAGGAATGGCTTCCTCGTCTGGCGCCCTTACTCACATCTCCGATTCCCCAGCCCGTCCACGCCGGGAAGCCCACCAGCGTCTTCCCTCTGGTCTGGTCGGTCTACCGCTGGATTGACGGTGACGAGGCCAGCCCTTCCACCGTCCGGTACTGGGCAGCCTTCGGAGCCGACCTGGCGGCGGTCGTGAGGGAACTCCACGACGTTGACCTCATGGGTGCGACTCGTGCAGATGACCTCAGCTGGTACCGCGGCGGCAGCCTGGGTGCATGCGACCAGTGGATCGCCAGGTGTCTCAACGATTGCCGAACCACAGTGGGTTCTGAGCTCGACGTTGACTCCCTAGAACAGTTGTGGCAAGCCGCGCTCGCACTGCCCGAGCCCTCCGGACCCCACGTCTGGCTCCACGGCGACCTCAAGCCGACCAACCTCTTGGTCCGCGAAGGCAAACTCCACGCAGTCATCGACTTCGGAGGACTCTCGGTCGGCTTTCCCGACGCCGAGCACTCCACACTCTGGGACCTCCCACCACAAGCACGACAGGCCTACTGGGACACCTTGAACCTGGACGATGTGACCTGGGCCCGCGCCCGCGCCTGGGCGATCGCAGTGGGCGTCAGCGGCATCTCCTACTACCGGCACACCTTCCCCGCGTTCGTTGCCGAGTGCCAAGCACGACTTCGGGCAATCCTCATTGACGCCACCTCTCGTTGAGTGGCCTCCCCCGGTCCGAGAGGAACGGGCATACGGCGCAGGACCAGGGAGGGGGACGGCACGCCGCGCGAAACAGCGTTTGGCGGTGGGTGATCAGGCAGCAGGCGAGTTCGAGGAACGTGACCCAGGGCCCGAGGGGGCCGCAGGCCGAGAACTCGGCAAAACCGTCCACACCCCCATCCCCTCGTAGCCACAACGCTGCCGATCGTTCGGAAGCCGGCCCGGCCCCGCTCACTCCTCGTCCGGGGGCTGCCGGATCGCGGCCACGTGGGGGGGCGCTACATGGGTGTGGCGTGCCGCGGCTGGTTTGCCGTGGCACGCCCTTCGGTTCAGTTGGCGGCAGCTCGCAGGCCCTGTGGAAGTGGCTGCCGGAGTGGGCTAGGAGCCGTGGTGGTGGCGTCCGCGGCGTCCCCAGGACTCGGTGTCGATGACGTTGCCGCGGTTGTCGCGGAGGGTGGCGGTGTCGCGCTCGTCCCAGATCTGGTGGCGGCGGTCCTGGTAGACGTCACGGTGGGTGTCGCGGCCCTGGCCGGTGTGCACCTTGACGCTGGAGCGACCGTCCAAGCGGAAGCCGTTGAAGCGGTAGCGGTTGCCCTGCTTGTCGGTGAGGGTGAAGCCGCGCAGGTCCACGGTGTGGCGGCCGGTGTTCTTCACCTCGACCCACTCGTTGTTCAGGGCGCGGTTGTCGCGCCCGCGGCCGGCGTTCTCGACGTCACCGATGACGATGGAGGAGTGCGGGCCGCGGCGGTCGCGCCGGTCGTCGTCGGCGGCGGCAGGCACCGCCGCGGCGCCGACTAGGGCGCCGACGGCCAGGAGGCCGGCGAGAGTACGGCGGGTGGCGAGAGAAGCAGACATGCAGAAGGCCCCTTCAACAGACAGCCCAGCCCGGCTTCATGCGCGCGGGGTGGACTCCGAACAGTTCCCGGCGTCCTGCCGAGAAGCCACACTCTGACCCCACACCACGCCCGAAAGCCATGCAAATAGCGCGTGTTACGTAATCCAGACATACTGGCAACTCTCCCTTGTAGACGGCATGCGTCAAGGCCGCATTGACCCTCACACGCAGCAGTTCTGAGGTATGCCCAGAAGGCTCGTGGACCGCGGCGCCCCGCTCCCCGGCGCCCG harbors:
- a CDS encoding lamin tail domain-containing protein, which encodes MSASLATRRTLAGLLAVGALVGAAAVPAAADDDRRDRRGPHSSIVIGDVENAGRGRDNRALNNEWVEVKNTGRHTVDLRGFTLTDKQGNRYRFNGFRLDGRSSVKVHTGQGRDTHRDVYQDRRHQIWDERDTATLRDNRGNVIDTESWGRRGRHHHGS
- a CDS encoding transposase; the encoded protein is MRRDTHRPSGCRLPAWIDAVDASRLHGLTGFALHLLRDLTAVAAGITLHWSSGSIEGAVNRIKKIKRQLYGRAGFEPLRKMILLQ
- a CDS encoding aminoglycoside phosphotransferase family protein, with amino-acid sequence MTLHGDEIPVDETLVRSLLKAQRPEWADLPLSTAGAGTDNTMYRLGDDLLVRLPRTADKGRAVRKEQEWLPRLAPLLTSPIPQPVHAGKPTSVFPLVWSVYRWIDGDEASPSTVRYWAAFGADLAAVVRELHDVDLMGATRADDLSWYRGGSLGACDQWIARCLNDCRTTVGSELDVDSLEQLWQAALALPEPSGPHVWLHGDLKPTNLLVREGKLHAVIDFGGLSVGFPDAEHSTLWDLPPQARQAYWDTLNLDDVTWARARAWAIAVGVSGISYYRHTFPAFVAECQARLRAILIDATSR